The genomic stretch CTTATGGGGCAAcatgggctcaaaggctgcatctgtgctgctgCTCTGCCCTCCACTAAGGCTCACTAGAAAGGAAGGAACGGGACTCTGTTTACATTATGGCCAGATGAAAGGTAACACATGATCATGACTGGGGTGCCAAATCAGATTGCCAATGAATAAAACTTATTTTCATTTCCACCCTCACAGTAGCCACAGTAGCCAACAAAGAGTCCTTCCACAAAATGTACTTGTCTAATTCTGTTCCTACCCTCCTCTTTCCCCTTTGAACGTTTTGACATCTATAGTCAACTTGTAATTCAGGGATCAGGTAAGTTCCAGGAATACATACCTGAAATCAGGCAAAAATCCTGAGCTATATGTGGGATAAGGACACTTCATCATATAGAATGATAGAACACTAGTGTTGGAAGGGACTTTGGAGGTAATCTAGTGCAGCCCTCTGCTCAGTGCAAGCAGCTATAGAGTATGGGACAAACAGCTGTCGAGCCTCCATTTAAAGAAGTTCAATGAGGGCTATCATATCTCTCCTTAGTCTTCTTTCTCCAGGTTTAatataccaagctcttttaatcATTCCACAGAGGACGCGATGTACAGACCCCTCACCATCTTAGTCCCACTGtcctttttaaaatgtagtaGTACCACAAACTGCATGCAGTGCTACAAGCCTTACATCCATTAAAAAATACCTGTGTGATTATGGGCTAGTCGGCAAGCCTTGCGAAACTGGCGTCCTTGGGAGCTCCACCAGTAAATGAGATCACTATGGTATAGAGGAATTCTTAATCTCTGATAAACTAGGCGGGTGAGATCCAGGACTGTATTAATGTAGGAATTATCCCTGTGGAAAGAGAGAAGGTGGAAATGTGGAAACAGAGTGGAGGTTGGTGATAGGGATGGGCAGAATGTTGGCAAAATGAGCGGGGGTAAATatcaacagccagaatagtctttggagcccagatctaccagtcttCCTACCAGCCTACcctattggcagctagatacagaaaaccaaatacactcctaagTTTCTCCAATATCTTTCaaatataaaaaaatcaatgtaggagattagtatcattctACTTAAGCTCAGacgagaatggaaagtgtcctttgtataccaaaaccgacttctgcagtagctgcagtcctacagctgtgtcactgagctcctaaacattccttcatggttagcagatccacaagccaaagagctgctgtagcaggtcagttttctcccagatgtgactttttaaggaatatatgcattcctgggcctggcttACAGCAGTGATCACCGCCACATGCCCACGGTAATACCCCcaacatcccatgtgggcagtgaatctgggtgggattggaaaatgtgaaattccaggaactttctgggccccctcctttggctcctgggcccctttctgaccctggacccaggtacaaattaccccctttaccctcctctcctaggcctcagattgccagatggaagggaaggcaccaggatgcagattgtatcttgtcttgtcttgaagcatttgtCAAGTCTTGACAAGAATAGTCCAGTCTTGTCTTGAAACATTTGGTGAGccattgtgagacacaggaagctggactagatgggcctttggcctgatccagcggggctcttcttaagtttttATGACAGTTCTAAACCAGCAAAAGAACTAGCATAGATTTGAGGAGTTCATAGGGAGCCATGCAGTGGCGGAAGAGTTAAGACTGCATTTACAAAAATCTGCCGTAGAGCTGAGGAACATGGTGAAATAAGGCAGATGACATTTTAGTGACATTCATGACCCAaacctatctgggccttgcactgcccaGAACCTACATTCCAGGACCCAAGACATGGCGGTGTGAAACCCAGGGGCTCCTCCAGGCTTTTGTagcctgctgccacaaatgggctGAGGTGCAGTGTACACTCCAGCAGCTCTCAGAGGCCCTACTGCTCTGGTAAGTTGTTGGGGACACGTGATGGGCAGGAATGGTGGGGAAgtttggggtggtgatgggaagTACATGGGGAAGAGTGGGGATGGATTCTGGCAGCACCAGTATGCATCAAGACCCGGTCCCCTCTTTACAAAACCACACTGTCCTTTTTCTCTCCCCAGAgaggttttacttacctctggcaggtctCCTGATCATCCCTCGCgcactgttggatgcagtgcatgctccgtcAGCATGGCTACATCATGAccaatggtgagggataggactggggcctcagTGTCATAATCCATATGTTGTTAATACTGAACTAGTATTGTACTGGGACCGTATTGTGAAAAATTGCTTCCATATTATGACTCTCTACGCTAAAGCAGAAACATGCAATTGCAAATTTTGGGGTTGTTGGGACTGTATGATTGGTTTTTCAGGCCAGAGCTACCACGTGGCACAGACAAGTCTCTTTGTGGCTTCCCCTTGCCTGAAGTATACTGACCTGTCTGTCTGACAGTTGCTGTGATAGCTGAAAGCACATTTCATTATGCTATCGAGGGTCATCAAGCTGACATGTTCATACAGCTCCAGGGATGATGTGGTTCCTTGGGGGAACAGCTTTTCCCATTTATCCTAATATTGTAATCAAAAGACAGACATGAGACCTCCCAAAAGAACTGTTGTTTCAACATCAGATACTGGATCACATTCTGTAGGTATCAAAGTACCTACGTTAAGGTTTAAACTGATACATAATTCTTTATTCTTCTGAGTGGAACCCAGGCTGAACATTTGAGGTAGTTTACGGCCTGCAGCTGTTGCCAATTCAATAATGTCAATCCATCACATTGATCGTCAACATTTACATACCCAGATTAAACATGCCATGAACAAATGAAGACAGGATTAAAGTCTAGAAATGAATCTTTAATTTGTAGCAGCTGTGATTCTTACCAGCATCACTTTGACCGACTCAACCATGAGAGCCAAATAAGGCTTCAGAACCTCAAAATGGAATCCTGGAGTCAGCAGCTTCCGGTGCTGCTGCCACTTTGGCCCATTCAGGATCAATAAACCCCTTCCTACCAGGAGGAATGGGAAGATGAAAAACACAAGGGTACATATTTGACACATGGCAATACAcataacaaacagcccaatcctagccagcaccaatgcagtgggACCACCAAAGccccactgcatcctatgctgaaAGTGAGCAGTCTGGAAATCAGGGAATAACCTGCAtcacaggtctacttggacctgcactagcaaaatcactggtgcaagtcccagcAGCCTTGTGTCAGCAAATCTGGCCtggaaagggaataggatacagtgtgtgccagcgctgccattcctgccccttcccaggtctgctcTGCCCACCCTGTCCTGTAACCTGCAACCATGGGGTTATCTCTCCATCCTGGCAGTAAGATCTGCCTTTAAGGGATTATGATGAAACTAGGCTACTCCCATAGATGGAATGGAGTGAACATTACCCAAGGAGCTTTTAACTCTCATTGATAGTCGAAACATAAAAAAGTAGAAGTCAACCCAACAGAAAACAAGGCTGTACTCCAACCTTGGTAGGTTTCTTTGCCTTTACCTTCAGCTATTTATATgtcctcacagctgctgctgctcagtaGTAGCTCGGTTGGCACACCCGTCACCCCCTGAAGTGTCACCCAGGGTGGACTGCCCTCACCCTCTATTTGCTAGACTACTGgcacaatatttcatttttttaaatactacAGTTTGCAGCATTTCCAGATTTGGCATGATGCATTTAAAACTCTGATTCCCAAGTAAGGCAGGCTGAAATGCGCTAGCCAAACAAGAACAGCaagcaggcagtggcatagctaatgatcatgtagcccagaacTAAGTtgaaaatgatgccccggaagtgataccacagctggaagtgatgtcatggcaaggcttttaaaaaagtgaaaattgggggaaaacccacCTCCTGCAGCTCACCACatacttgctctgccgcctcccccccagccagtggcatagcctaTCTGCTTCCTGGGATCAAAGACGATTTTGTACCCCATGACAAAAatcacatttaattaattaattcacaacTGACAcaacagtgtctctaaccaataaggggcacagctttatttatttatttatttatttgattgattggttggttggttggttggttggttggttggttaaataaataaataaataaataaataaataaataaataaataaaagctgtgccccttactggttagagacactgtgctggtgggaagaggaatggttattctcctcctgctaaatataagaggagcaccacttgaaacagtgcctctttaccctgttaacaggggtaactgtattaggatacaggaaatgagagctgactcatattaataccttattggttccatgctgtatcataaaaacatctcattggctcttggaacaatcggtctcataggtcagttgtgagttaagaaaatccactttttagtCCATACGGcaactgtgttttcattttctgtttagttggccataacttctgatagaatacagatattccctTGCAATTTATTCAGTTTCATTTTGCATTAacatacctttccaatgacagaTAACATGGTGGTTTTATTCGTACATTCAcacttttggccactagtgtcaagctcagcttgttgcccccctaaagcttgttgctcagtgcaattgctaccccctgcactcccatCGCTACACAACGGCAGACAGGTAATGCCACTGGCAGGCACCAGTTTGGTCTAAAACAGTAACCTCCTATTGGGTCTTTGAATTGCAGGATGCGGTCATGTAATACAGAGACAGCTGCAGTTTAACAAGGATGACAGAATATATGGAAAGTTATATATTTAATGAAAGACAATACATACCAATCCATGGACTTAAGAAGTTGCGCATTATAAAAGGTTTAGAGTCTGAATAACACAATGAATAAAAAAAACAGATACTAGCATGAGATGACATATAGTGCTGGAAAAGCAATGCTTAAGTaaataaaagcacaatcctattttgccGATGCACCAATCCAGTGACTGCTATGTAGACGCTAAGCAtctcaaacatgctgtaaagcacatttgtggcactgtGCAAGTAGGCATGCTGCCAGAGAAGTCTGTGCCACCCCACCAATGCTGCATCTTGGCCAATGGATGTTGTAAGAAATGTGCCAGGCAGCggaggggcagcaggagggtaTAATGGAGGCAAGGAAGAAGCATTTCAGGATGGTGTGACGGTGGAacgggggtggatcaggcccaggaggttgCATGATCTGCAGAGCAGGACACCGCCGTATCCTGACTCCTGTCATGCATTTGCCAGCCTTACATGGGGCTCTTCAGACTTGCGCCTGCTATTCAGCAGGTACAGATCTGATTAGCCCCAATGGGCAGGCTGGGGATTAATCGGGTCAAGGGGGAAATTACCCCCATACCCCAAGGCCTCCAGCCTGCCATAGATGCACTGGATAGAGCAGAGGCCATGCAGATCTGCTGCTCCAGCAAAACTTAGGATTTCACTGTAaatttcttagggcgcaatcctaacttgcgctggaacaggcaagccaagaggcttgtgctacagccaacacaggattgtggccagcagcatcTTTGCAGCAGAGCGGCTTAGGAGCAGCACCTCGGGTAAGGGCTGCCGGcttctgaggtggcgcaaatccaaggagagcagagcggcttgaagccgctctgttctccccagggatgggggttgggatccggcataagtgctggatcccagacctgcctctggctccctgcgcgcctgcccccggggccgcccattgccctccctctccctgcccagaaatgcctccctccctcagcctccctgcctcccccacgcctacctgtcaTCCCTGCGTTGACTCAACCAAACCGAAGCAAGGAGCCGGGAGAAAGCTGGCGCAGGGGCCTCCGTCAGCCTCCAAAGGCCGGCActtcttggagcactggcctggcttcctcccatggaggcgtaaacgtgctttatggcatgtttgcaatccgCCCAGGGGACTTGGGCTGACCTAACctcagcttaggattgtgccctgaattgttCTATCCTGCCTCCATCTAGGGAAGTGTTGGgggacaacatttggcatgccacttcttGGAAAAAGCCTTTAGAAGCTCAGttgtcaggaagtcttggacaAGCCCGGAGTTGGAACTCTTGAGCTGTAGCAAATGTAGCAATTTTAGGGTTAAATTGCCACTTTGTAGAGgcaattttcagcagaaaaaaacaAGCTAGTGATCATgttgctccctgccctctgcagtgcagtcccagTCTATGTTGTGGCCCCATGCAGCTGATTACAAGAGCAAACTTCAGCCTGTAATCTGAGGCTTGATGGTTTAAAGGTCAAAGGAGACTGGAGAGTTTCACATCGTGTACTGTATACATACACATGCAATTGCTCAGGGTATTTTGATCAATAAATGGGTCCATCACAAACACTAGCACAGGCAGAGGTCACCTATAAACTGAATAgtgcacatttttatttttcaaattgtaACATGTATCTGAAATTTGAATAAACCTAATTTGCATATGATTTTAGtgactctctctcacacacacacacgcacgcgcacgcgcatacacacacacacacaccatcaaatTTTGATCACGTGTACGTAAAATATGCTTTTCTTACCGCCTTTGCTGAATACTGCCTTTGCATATTCAGGGTGGTTGATAAACAGCAAACCAAAGACTTCTCCAAGCCATACTTGATGACAGTGTGGGTATTTTTCTGTCCATATTGCATTGTTCAATAACTCTTCCTCTGGATCCATCTGCATTATTTTTGTTTAAAGGTCAGTtcgtatcatcatcatcatcatcatcaccatcactgtGTGTTAATCAGTGTGCACTGTACCATGAGGCAATGTGTCACAATCTGCTAGGGGGGGTTCAGGGAAGTGGATCAGTCAACAATATAGGGTCCCCCTCTGTGGTTGGGTGGTGGTATGGTTGGCTCTAGGACTGCCCACTTCCTCTATGCCGGCTTTGGCGGGTTGCCCCTCTGCCCCATAGGTGTCTTTAGACTTCAGATGGGGacaggtcagtggcatagccCTTCTCATTGCcttgagacagaaaaatccatggatttttccatgggtgaaaaatctgtggatacttaggttatacctgtaatcacttgcatgaatGTCTTTCTATAACAgtaataaaagcagttttttaaactgtgattttaaaggggtgcatttttccccttctccagggatcagcacattccttctcatttgcaggggccattcgtgttgagtcaaatccgtgtataaaaaatctgtgtataacaaggttggacctgtatttcagTCTACACTTAATTACCATCACCACAGCCCAGCATGAATTTGAAATTAATCTGCAGTGAAATCTGCAACAAGGTGTACATTCCAAAGGGATCTTAAGAATGAAAACCATGCATTTCTTAGTCTTAGTAATGCTGACGGGAAACAGAGACAACAGTGCTAACTCCAGAAAGCATAGCTAAATCACCATATATTAAATTGCTTTTTTCAGATAGCATTTCAACCAAAACAGTCTTGCCCTTATCTTTGGGCAGTCGGACACGTCTCCTAAAACCTGACTATCTTCTGAGCTTCAGTTCATCGCATTTTatgaaaggagagaaaaaaaattgtccAGTGCAAATGAAAAGTTTTTTTCATTGGGCAAATGGAGTTTAATACATTAGATTAAAAGAAAGAGATGAGAGCAAACAGAAAAGAAATGGAGGAGAAAGACAAGAGCCATTTATTTTCAATTGTCATAGCCTTACAtcacaatcataagaacataagaacagccccactggatcaggccataggcccatctagtccagcttcctgtatctcacagcggcccaccaaatgccccagggagcacaccagataacaagagacctcatcctggtgccctcccttgcatctggtattctgatacatagcccatttctaaaatcaggagcttgcacatacacatcatggcttgtaacccgtaatggattcttcctccagaaacttgtccaatccccttttaaaggcgtccaggccagatgccgtcaccatatcctgcgacaaggagttccacagaccaaccacacgctgagtgaagaaatattttcttttgtctgtcctaactctcccaacactcaattttagtggatgtcccctgtttctggtgttatgtgagagtgtaaagagcatctctttatccactttatccttcccatccataattttgtatgtctctcaatcatgtaccccctcaggtgcttcttttctaggctgaagaggctgagaatcctagacatgtctactcagatgtatgtTCCACTGTGTtctactcccagggaagggtgtttaggattgtagccttattctTATTCACTTATTACTCCATTCTTTACAAGGCagtcttttgtttttccttcttattttattctctttctctcctctctgTATCTCTATTTGCATACCCAGCCTATTAGCACAAGGGCCACAAAACACACATTAATTTGAGAAACGAAACGAAAACCAGATAGCACttgccatcacacacacacaaaatacagagCCCCCAGTTGTCAGCTTACCAGTTTGACATGGCCATAAGGCCATTGGCGAGGTGGATCTGGAAAACAGCTAAGGACTTTGACCATATCCTGCCTCTTCTGATATAATTGGATGGCTTTCAACATCACAGAGAAAAGGAACAAAATAACCAGCAGGAAGAAAATTTGAGAGAAATTCTCAGGCATCCAAAGCCAAGAAAATTTTATCTGGGTGTCTGGTACAGCTCCCATTCTTTCTCCTAGGTCTACAGAAGATGCTGTGCAGGTTTCTACAAGACGCTCACTGCTCTTTGTGGGAGGTGGAATCCAAATTCCCACCATTAAATATGCATTCCAAGATTCAGGAGGAACTCATAAGTGGCTATTTTAAAGGAGTGCTCAGCAATGAAACCTCACAGAAGAGCATGTACTGCCTCTTAAGGCTGTACATGCCAAAAAGGGTGGAAGGACAGAACAGCCaataggtaagaggcactttttcaagtgggtgctcctttttttagcagggggagagtaactggcccacctcaccctagcactgtctgctctagtggctgtctgctggtattccttggcatctttttagattgtgagcccttttgggacagggagccatttagttatttgatttttctctgtaaaccgctttgtgaacttttagttgaaaagcggtatataaatactgttaataataataataattcttgatTTTACAATGGCAGCAGGATCCTTTtcacaggatgaccagatacaatggaagacagagtgcctatacctttaaccatagtatTGAATAGGGAATTTTGGCCTATTGGAAGGGGTGCATGCATGTTAACCGCTAGGTGCTTCTCTACTTGGTGAGCTTGGCTTCTCCCAGGAGTTCCTGTTCCCTGAGACAGATACATTAgaactctgtggaactccataCCACATTGACCAGGGCTCCAAACAGGCACTCCAGAGCACCATCTACTGgaacagaaccactgcaaaatagTGCCCACTCCAGCTCAGCTAACTGACCCAGGACATCATGATAGATTGCACTGAAATCTGCTGAAAAGTCCcacaggaccaacagggatgcactctccctgtccagtccctgaTATGGGTTGTCCATCAAGAAAACTAGGGCTATCTCCATCTCTAAACATGGCCTGAAGCTGAAGAGAACTAGATAAACCATCtcatccatcaccacatcctcctcAATCACCTTGCCAAGAAAGGAGAGACTCAAAACTGGCTGAAAGTTGTTCATAGTTGTAGGGTACAAGGaggtggtttttgttttcttaccAATAGAGGGCACACTACAACCATTTTTAACATCCCAGGCATCACTCTTAACTCCCCATCTAAGGTAGGAATAATCATGATCACAGGGTTTTTAAGAGGACAAGAAAGCGGAAGATTAAATAAATAAGCTACTGGGGAGATGATAATCATGCTTGTTGACCACATCTCCGCATTTGACAAGATGCATAATAGGAGCCCAATGTGTGTAGGATGGAGCACTACCATCAGATTCCACCCTAGGTGCCTGGGCAGGCATGCTGTTCAATGTGCCGAGTGTCAACACTTTCAACACTTTCAACACTTCCAATGTGAGTGTCAACACTTTCAACTTCAGAATGAAATTGTATTTAGCAACAGATTCTCCTGCATCTGTTGTTGCCTTTACTCCTGTCTTCATACTGTATGATCTTCTGCTGACCTGTGTACATCAACTTTGTAGCCTTTGCTGCAGGTTTCTTATGGTAAACACAGTCATGTCCCTTAGTGCTAATTTCTCCCTGGCAGGAAACTGGCTGCTGAAGAAGTACCCCATCTCTCTccccaagtactaggaaccaagaaacatatacttaccattttccatgtgcattatgtttacctgtgtgttttttgtaataaaaatataattgttgattgaaagttatctttctcccagtctcctctttaagctacaagggattatctctacattacgctgttttgttatccagcctgagatcctaaagtttccaaaagggtaatataataattccccttaaaacataacagccctttttggtaacagctggCAAAAGAGATTTCAGTTTTTCCCTTATGATGACTTGTCTGCTGAGAAGCTGTTTATTCTCATGTgtgtatggtgggggggggggcgattgaAACCTGCACACTGAGCTTCTGCATTTTAAAGGAAAAGTCAGAAAGAAGTGAGGCTAAAGTGGATTGACTGGTCCCAGTTTCATATTCATAACTCCTAGCTGTACACTTGTTTTCAGAAAATGGAGCTTATACGTAAGTTCAATGACAGGAATCAACAGCTACAAGACTGCTGAAGATaatgtttaagggcccagtcctgaacttcctcagctccagcactggtgctgggtgttgtaaatgtgccataaggcacatccacgcacccagagaggagaggcCACCAGCATTGGCCCAGTGCtagtcagtgctgagcctcagtgccgctTGGAGGTCTAGCCAGCACtccagctatgccaatgggtgaATTCCAAATCTGAATTCCGTGTTGAGACAAGGAGTCtctctggtgcagacttgagaagccgattgcagggcttggggctttccccacaATAAAAAATCTTTCTGCAGTAAAAATCTTGAGAGAACTGTATctgtgacagtgcaatcctaaagaggtggcacaggtccaagcagccCGGCGCTGCACCAGGTTGCCCAAGAACTGGGTCAGAATCCGGCACAAGTGtagggtcctggccccaccttacgctctcctgccacccacccatgggtccgcctgccctcccacaccccagaacgcctccattcctccctcccataCCCCCAGACCCTGCgctgacccaaaggttggcagtaaagtaaaggcgtttgtgtagggcgctgagccccagcagagctccacagaacccacctccctccctctgttgcaaggttgaaaacgcaactcaagaataacttgaactcaggagtgaaggttcacaggcttttatttgaattgcatgcaattggtcCACAGGACTCCTGTCTCAAAGCATGGACCCCTCCCTAATGGAGATTTGGACATTTATACACTTTGCCGTCCTTTGTCCTCAAATCTAGACaattcattggctgaaattttacatcatagatggggcaaacaaCCTAATAGGGTACAGATAAAATATAATTTGCATTAAACATaggaaataggtgggcaacaagtgggcaaaacaattgattggctctgatttacatacaggtggggtttcaccttaaaacctagaaaagtacaaaagtttctaaatcccagcagggtgcactataatTTCATTTATCCAGTGTTGAATTTCATTCACATAAATCaggccaattatacagattgtttgacaTCATTAAAAAAATCAGGTAACGTCATTAAaaaagagttggcaaccttcagtcttgagagactatggtatcgtgctctgaatggtggttctggaacagcgtctagtgtggctgaaaaggccgattcgggagtaacaatcccttccacactgggagcaagtgcagtctgtccctggtctgtctccttggctatgggccttccttctttgcctcagtctgttggccaagtgtctcttcaaactaggaaaggcctgcctccaagcgggctgctcagaggccagggtttcccacctgttgaggtccactcctaaggcccacatccctcttgcagatgtccttgtatcgcagctgtggtctacctgtagggtgctttccttgcaagagttctccatagaggagatcctttgggatccggccagcaaccattctcaggacatgaccgaaccaacacaggcatctctgtttcagcagtgcatacatgatagggattccagctcgttccaggactgtgttgtttggaactttgtcctgccaggatgcgtcggaggcagcgcatgtggaaagcgttcagttttctctcctgttgtgagcaaagagtccatgactcgctgcagtacagaagtgtactcaggatgcaagctctgtagacctggatcttggtatgttccgtcagcttcttgttggaccagactctctttgtgagtctggaaaacatggtagctgctttaccgatgcgcttgtttagctcagtatcgagagaaagagtgtcggagatcgttgagccaaggtacacaaagtcatggacaacctccagttcatgcgcagagattgtaatgcagggaggtgagtctacatcctgaaccatgacctgtgttttcttcaggctgatcgtcagtccaaaatcttggcaggccttgctaaaacgatccatgagctgctggaggtctttggcagagtgggttgtgacagctgcatcgtcggcaaagaggaagtccatgacacctggcttctctgatgacctgcaagaaacagaccacgcacgcaaaacagctgacatcgacatggagctgagcagactgcagatggacatcgtcacccttcaagagagtAGTATAACACAAATACCGAGCAGTGTAGTATAACAgagtatatagtatagtatagtatactctatactatagtatatagcaggggtgtccaaaccccggcccgggggccacttgcggccctcaaggcctctcaatgcggccctcagggagccccctgtctccaatgagcatctggccctccagagatttgttgaagcccacactggcccaatgcaacttctctcagtgtgagggcaactgtttgacctctcatgtgagctgtgggatgagagctcccttcactgcttgctctttcacatctgtgatgcagcagcggcagctaaggaaatgtcagccttg from Tiliqua scincoides isolate rTilSci1 chromosome 4, rTilSci1.hap2, whole genome shotgun sequence encodes the following:
- the LOC136648505 gene encoding cytochrome P450 4B1-like, with the translated sequence MGAVPDTQIKFSWLWMPENFSQIFFLLVILFLFSVMLKAIQLYQKRQDMVKVLSCFPDPPRQWPYGHVKLMDPEEELLNNAIWTEKYPHCHQVWLGEVFGLLFINHPEYAKAVFSKGDSKPFIMRNFLSPWIGRGLLILNGPKWQQHRKLLTPGFHFEVLKPYLALMVESVKVMLDKWEKLFPQGTTSSLELYEHVSLMTLDSIMKCAFSYHSNCQTDRDNSYINTVLDLTRLVYQRLRIPLYHSDLIYWWSSQGRQFRKACRLAHNHTDKVIQERKESLKNEQEHEKILKKRHLDFLDILLCAQDEHGNPLSDEDLRAEVDTFMFEGHDTTASGISWLLYCMAQNPEHQQRCREEIKELLEEKNYIQWDDLGKMTYCTMCIKESLRLYPPVPYLGRELSAPVTFADGRSLPKGFLFSLNIYGLHRNAEVWDNPEVFNPLRFSPENSSGRHPYAFLPFAAGSRNCIGQQFAMNELKVALALTLLRFELFPDPSKSPIPSPQLVTRSINGIHVNLKALP